The Glycine soja cultivar W05 chromosome 19, ASM419377v2, whole genome shotgun sequence genomic sequence ACTCAGTTCACAACTAGACTATATAGCAAATGATATTGATCGTTCATATGTTATCATGTTATTtagaatttttgtaattttttatttaatcactTAATTTTTCAGCATTTGCCCAAGATGAAGCAACATTTTCTTTGTATTAGTCATCGACGGCAAAAAATTTAGCTAATTGCCAAAGTATAATCCAACTTATTGTTAAGAATGttagataagaaaataaatataattaatttgtggaCACTCAAAAACTTATTTGATACTTAGTGAAAGAAAAAGCAGAAATAAGAGAGTCTGTATGAGATAAGTCATgacataaacaaaaagaaagggatGGAAAAAATGATGGGTGAAGTGTTTGGAGGGGAGAGGTGTTCATCAATTATTAATCTTCTGCTGTTGTGATCGTATGACTATAAAATCAGCATCGGTACAGTAGCATTATGTATGGATGTAAGGATTAAAATGAGAATTACAGACAAATATGCATACTTATTTAATGAACTTTCAAGTACTCTGCATGTATTGGGTTTTctcaatttcttaaatattctggatgataatcaaactttcctGTTCGTAGTTATGtgctcatttttctttttggtgaaaTACAGATTCAGTATGTTGTTAACTTGAATAATATTCAAACAGTTTGCTATGTGTTGGGATAATCATTATATGATTTCTTCGATggtatgcttttttttattttttatttctttttataacagATGGTATGCTTATTGTTAACGACGTaatcatttcattttatatcaaaatgaatacaatttttttatacatgtatACAACTCCAATTGAATGCAGCTAGCTGCTTTATCTACCTAGCTCTagcaccaaagaaaaaaaaaacagcaaactAAATTTCCCTCAACTACATACGTATGCTACagttggaaaaaataaaaataacgaactatgataaaagaatttaaaaattctcTTTATGAAAATCAAACTTGGTGTTGGTTTTTCTGGAAAAGTCAAGAGAAAGCCTCTTAAGTTCTCCAACCAATGTGTGCGCCCCACAATAGAAAACACCTGAAAATAATTGAAAGTATTGAAAATGAGCTAAGATCATATAAATATGATGGtatattgaattttgaaaaattaaactagaGCAACATCAGTACTTACCAACTCTTTTCCCAGGGTGTTTGAGTGCAGTATGTTTGAAAACACTGCGCCAATTTGGTCTAGCAAAATGTGTCTTGACCCTTGTCCCTGAAACTATATCCACACCACTTTTGGCATGGTGGAGCGATTGAAGCATAGTGATCAAAGCAGAACGAGCATCTCCTTCCTCATACACACTTGTGCAATAGTTATGAAGTTCAATTATTCCATCCTTGTCATACTCGGCAACATCATCCATCACACCCTTGAACCATTCGAAGGAACCTTGTTCACGAGTAACCCAGTAGAAATAGGCACGGTTGGTGGCAAAAGGTTTCCTCTTGTTGTTCTTAACTCCACTTTCTACCATCCCTTCTTCTATGTCTTTCTGTTGTTTCATGTTGTTTAGCACATCTTTGAGTATACTAATCAAAGGGGTGGCACCAATTCCTAGTCCCACAAGAAGGATTACTTCGTAGTTTTTGTAGTCTTGGGCTGGAGCTCCATAAGGACCATCAATCACCAGCTTTGGCATCCTACAATTAATTTCGGTTTCACTGGAGTCAGTAAAGAACCAATTtgatgttttaattaaattataaaaccatTGTCTCTAGTTCATAAGTTACCTTGGTATGTTGTTGCCTTGTAACATATCAGCTCGTAGAAGACCACTCTGGTCACTACTTGCTGGTTGACATGCCTGCATCAATGACGtgaattgaataataatgtAAGTTATATTGTGCAAACATATTTGAGGAAAAGTACTAGCATATTTTTCCCAATGAAGAAAAAGTGGTTGTCAAGTGCAGAATTCACCTTAGCAAAAACAGCCTTCAGTTGTGATGTCCAATCACCCAAAGTCCTAATGTGAACGCTTACATAGTCATCTCCTGGGGCTGATGTAATAGAGAAAGGATGCCTACAGATGCCACACgacaaaattgttaattttttcgtTAACGTCTCTCCCCTGATTTTAATGGTAATAtgctataaaaatattaaagaaaacgAATGTTCACTTACCATTGAAAAGGAGAGACATCTGGGCAGTTCACAAAAATATACTGTCCACTAGAGTACTTAAATCCTTGTGGTTTAGACATGTGCAAGGCCAAGACATTTCCCGGGTACACTGCAACCTGaattttaagaagaagaaaacgttAAAATTTTAGTATAAGGCCATTTAATagcaaaaatgaaattaattcaaagagagaagagaaggtaAAATCTTCAGAATTAATGTACCTTCAAAATCTTGACACTTTTGTAGCCAGACCTAAAAGCACGAAGTAATCGCTCGCATGCGTATAGTATCATAGGAATTGCAAGATACATCCAAGTCTGTGGCAATAAATTGTGTGAccaaattaagaagaaaaaaattcatataaagcAAAATTAAAGGGAAACGGAGATATATAGTGCATGCATATGCATACCGTTTTCTTGTACCATTCCTTGGAGAGGTACAAGTAGTAACCGTGAACGATGAAAAGCCCATAGACGATGACAAAAAGATGGTGGGAGTACCAAAAGGCATTGAACCCGGTGAGCCTTTTGAGAGGTTTAGGGAGGTTAAGCCTGTTTCGTCGGAACCAAGGTTGAGCCAAAGTGTAGGCTATTGCCATAAGCACCACAATGGCTATTCCGGTCCAACCCTCGGTTCCCTTCACGAACCACCAATAATTGTTGGGCCTGTCTTCTCCAAAAAATGGCTTCATGGGCTCATATTCCTCGTCCGTTGCGTGCAACAACCTTGGGAAGTCACACGTTAAATGTGCAATTGCATGTATCCCAACCCCAATTGCAATGCCAAAAGCTATCACCTATAGAAACCAAAGTCATGCATATTtagctaattaattaaaaataaaaaaaagttttaagagtaaattattgcataaaataattattaaacaatTAGCACTATACATAATCTTAATCAATATCCATAATTATTAAACACATGTGTCATGTGAAGATTGATCGAGAAGATAGTAATCGTCTAttcaaaaatcatttaataattaataatatctcCATTgatgcatgtatatatatatatatacacacacatacgTACCTTGTGAAAGTTGATGTTGTCATCAAAGGGAACAGCCATGCCTAACTTGGTCTTACTTCTGAGCCAAGTGATGGTGTTTCTGCAAACTGGTAAAAGGATCAAAGCCATGTTGAACTTGAGGGTTTCAGCAGCACCTTTGGCTGAAGTCACACAATAGCCCATGACGTCGAACACGGCACGGTGCTTGTATTGGATGAACTTCCAAGTGAAAAGGGCAGCACAGATTGAAAGCCAGAGGAGAATAACCCAAATCCGTTTCCAATTGTCCTCCACAAAGTAAGCCAGTGACCGGAAGCCACGCTTGATGGGGTTGTAATCTTTGGTTGGGACTAGCTTCTGGCTCAGCATTTGACTCATGATACGGCTATCCGTAGTTATGTTGGTTGATTGTGCTGGGGCTTGCAAAAGAAGCATTTCCAAGTTGTATATCTGCATGCAAAAATAACATGACATGCTTCAATTAAGTTGGGTAAAAAGTTTAGTGAAAGTGACGtgtttaagtttaaatattcTCTATGTGTTTAGGCAAAAAAATAAGTTGGGATCGATTCATACTTTACTACTATAAGCTAAAGTAATTGGCTGGCAATTAATGTGCCATGGCCCATGGGTCAACCGGTTAAgcatgtgtttttttgttttgtttactaTAGGTCTTTTTCTGTTGGAAACTTGATTTATCCTATGAGAAATTAGTCCCTCTTGTTAGACTCAACCCCGTTGCTAAGCATATGTAATCTGTGTGTTGAAAATTttggaaggaaaataaaataaaatttaaggattTAAGTATGTTCCTATCAATGTCAGTTTTAAAGGAGGCCTTGGGCTCATTTCATTGGGCTTTCTGAGTACTGTATTTACGATAGTTGTACAACAAAAAGAGTAAATTCTTAGTTTTCAAATTTGAcattttagttcattttttttagtatctaactttaataaaatgatattaacaTTAGACccccttttattttttacaaaaatgggagtgaaaataaaattgagaaaatagTTAGATAGAATATAAACCTCAATGTATCCAAGGTTGTCGGGATCCAACTCCTCGATGATAAGGGCTGCATATTCCTCTGCCCGATCTTGTATTTTTGACAGCTTATTAGCGGAAGCGCTTAAGGCGATAATCTGTAAAATGAATCACACTAATGTTTACATTTCCATAATATTCAtctaaaaaaatgagagaataaattcttaattttttttttatcatagtaACCCTCAcctcttgaacttcttcttggGTGATTCTTCCGTCGGCATCTTTGTCCACCCTGacatgaattaaaattatttagggACAAGTCACAGGAAATGGGTGAAGATccaatcaaaattcattaaTGTTGACATTTAActcgtaattttttttcttgactcAGATATGTATACGTACATACTACATATAATGTTTCTCAAATAGCTGCTAGCTGATTTCACACAGATTTTTCAATAGTCAACCCAACCATCCGTTGACtcgttctttttctttaattaaggGGGAAATCTTTGgttccttccttcttttttctcctaTCCCTTAAGACACCGTTGAtccattctt encodes the following:
- the LOC114400548 gene encoding respiratory burst oxidase homolog protein B-like, with product MEIQLEQQQESWSETSSTGSRSTRVGFSGPMSGPLVTPNNKKSSKKSARFKDQEEEDFVEITLDVRDDTVSVQNIRGGDPETALLASRLEKRPSSLSVRLRQVSQELKRMTSSKKFDRVDRTKSGAARALKGLKFMTKNVGTEGWSQVEKRFHELAVEGKLPKTRFSQCIGMNESKEFAGELFDALSRRRGITSASITKDQLREFWEQITDQSFDSRLQTFFDMVDKDADGRITQEEVQEIIALSASANKLSKIQDRAEEYAALIIEELDPDNLGYIEIYNLEMLLLQAPAQSTNITTDSRIMSQMLSQKLVPTKDYNPIKRGFRSLAYFVEDNWKRIWVILLWLSICAALFTWKFIQYKHRAVFDVMGYCVTSAKGAAETLKFNMALILLPVCRNTITWLRSKTKLGMAVPFDDNINFHKVIAFGIAIGVGIHAIAHLTCDFPRLLHATDEEYEPMKPFFGEDRPNNYWWFVKGTEGWTGIAIVVLMAIAYTLAQPWFRRNRLNLPKPLKRLTGFNAFWYSHHLFVIVYGLFIVHGYYLYLSKEWYKKTTWMYLAIPMILYACERLLRAFRSGYKSVKILKVAVYPGNVLALHMSKPQGFKYSSGQYIFVNCPDVSPFQWHPFSITSAPGDDYVSVHIRTLGDWTSQLKAVFAKACQPASSDQSGLLRADMLQGNNIPRMPKLVIDGPYGAPAQDYKNYEVILLVGLGIGATPLISILKDVLNNMKQQKDIEEGMVESGVKNNKRKPFATNRAYFYWVTREQGSFEWFKGVMDDVAEYDKDGIIELHNYCTSVYEEGDARSALITMLQSLHHAKSGVDIVSGTRVKTHFARPNWRSVFKHTALKHPGKRVGVFYCGAHTLVGELKRLSLDFSRKTNTKFDFHKENF